In the Emys orbicularis isolate rEmyOrb1 chromosome 3, rEmyOrb1.hap1, whole genome shotgun sequence genome, one interval contains:
- the TDRD15 gene encoding tudor domain-containing protein 15: MDSLSPSPKFLDMDLKVTHIKCHPKEVLVTFQGKYNTEYDFDYHILQKEIQHVSKVKDGIGIGEFCLVEDINGEWHRGRVLEKREEIYDVFLIDIGKVLIVNEINVSSACGEWFQLPPKVVCGVFANILPVGEKWGPKALNYFSSLIGLQIKGHVQAILPYQLFLLEVPKVTSDVLELQLGKLVDGDSFRLIVEMLKELPQELLCKQMPELLQQKYTRPESSSFSNAENLPAFQPILDRFLPSLSVGSIEKVKINVAISPSKFYCQMLKWQKGLEDLTTTMTLHYEAVSRENVPSCDSFGALCAAKRQKGQWHRGVIQQLLSDDQVKVWFMDFGNSEAVPSNRVLKLQPEFTSLPMISFQCALSCFSDQSEAVNRNSQLKEFKQALLGQTAVYASIDLFNANECLYYVTLHSQESEVNAEYPQQVNEVVQACSLVSSTNVTNILGDIKAYEEICVSVESLIGNTEQMGICLIEKDPSLSIYCKTVEMKIDAVHVAFVEYVLNPSNFWIQTNDYNNEFQTLMKNIADVYNRYGVYDKIVENPKPGLLCCARYSKDMEYYRGLITEVEGVNITVYFLDFGNTDTVPVHDVKTLLPEFCKLPALAMHCALAHAFPIEDVWVKKETDFFKKVVFDKQLLLYVIAKQNDKYIVNAQFMDGLEQMDVVTLMVQAGYAEYWEVQQDSLLNFMKNSKGLNSKNKNKKYINTRGTYVMPKSKVSATRNICQNKQLFNTFSVARESLESFPNWESTLSRKHYIISGRSDHMSSYKELIFKPGAVLDVICSHIISPSHFFCQLQSKLSELMNLMEQIQSYYEVHSNPYKTGQIPCVAKHSKDGKWYRAAFLKQVSRNEVDVIFVDYGNQERVLRKDLQAILPDFLTLESQAFTCSLKNVNEPSQFYRFIWTKEACKDFGDLISASSGLLTCIIYALILIRPNCLCNVVDLQSPFIGTQQFLIEHGHGQSQFFGFTKAFKPSVFLYSFCYSSFNIKIGSEEEVYITHIYSPAKFYCQLNRNTEIIDKLMKKIAEISNIPNSSEYDPSKIRLCIAKYFEDSLFYRALASSTGSSSYLLAYFVDFGNKQLVVRDKLMPIPDHATDLLLTPMQAIKCYLSDLREREIPVEVNKWFEENFMGKPLKAVVVSRESDGQIGVELYDGHIQINQKILQLLSENGKKYTEELEHMKSCTEQSVENSKEVHKVKPYEGNKTKDKNIERIALKTEIKPQVHDISFQTGVQEDFEDKEQTVLVPQKLCNMPFILPTFHGNKEPVCKNVMNIPLEHREKNADGIFTPESLLCPVFNLQEIPANIMTESCTNKLNDTGQQEGRVNRPKYINLPPRNIELNSQLAGYISNINSPSSFYIQLAEDENIIIQLAEELNEGKINVDHENYLNELVAGDLVLAEYVIDCFLYRAVIKTVRSGKSYEVEFIDYGNAAVVSPSKIYKIQGKFLTLPRFSIHCFLSRVKSTHPDGSWSSNVMFYFSRKVNNKQITCVFLQQHEQQWEVDIICDGKSVVNELMQRHDSSGLQNTPMLNMETNTEQDIPVTNADPEDEELRKNSRGHNKYEAVETRNTAEILSKIPNQDLNPGQLEMAEIIHISKCGNFHVKLMRNVQTFLDLNVMVAKEAKRNRLIAVENIQEGLECLTKSKNTLKWYRSKVMKLVSEEKMLVFFMDRGRREMVSLRNTKMLSNEIKCIPKQAILCKWIWIQNSDKMSCDYAIKKIAHREIKLLFQSYLESSCLWEVDILVDGILLLEYLNQISGQDKINKPDCTESANNVASKTSVLSFRINSVTWALLQNGNQYPGFATTVTDPSNFCIQLEDLFDTMKTLFMLLSDLPGNLPTLPQDLVTPGASCLIKFGLDAQWNRVEVSEISNQSVVLMFIDYGFPVYIPYSDIDKLKVVPEELICLPRLSYSCSLSGVIPAKGEHWSDEAKLLFQEFLGKQGLIFQFKQYGSGMKLEVDVLCERSNVADTLVAARHAIYSKSTCCLLGLDNTKPIEPCSQLQSEAQQSRFLQISEPKHSCTESSFLTGKKENAQQQTRDLQHRNARGIVSRSNSTTKSPSRKRRRKKPSSYSNGKNTAKDELKCDKKLFMQFSDDKKCNIISTESLTENLPPEAVNETCASADMNTRMREMKISKEVAS, translated from the coding sequence ATGGATTCTTTGTCTCCATCACCAAAATTTTTAGACATGGATCTGAAGGTAACTCACATAAAGTGCCATCCAAAGGAAGTGCTCGTGACATTTCAGGGGAAATATAATACAGAATACGACTTTGATTACCACATATTGCAAAAAGAAATACAGCATGTATCCAAAGTAAAGGATGGTATTGGCATTGGCGAGTTTTGTTTGGTGGAGGACATAAATGGAGAATGGCATAGAGGAAGAGTGctggaaaagagagaggaaatctATGACGTGTTTCTCATAGACATTGGGAAAGTACTAATAGTTAACGAAATAAATGTTTCTTCTGCATGTGGTGAATGGTTCCAGCTGCCTCCAAAGGTGGTGTGTGGTGTTTTTGCAAACATACTTCCAGTTGGGGAAAAATGGGGTCCAAAAGCtctaaattatttttcttctctaatAGGATTACAGATTAAAGGTCACGTGCAAGCCATTTTACCATACCAATTGTTTCTCCTGGAAGTACCGAAAGTCACTAGCGATGTTCTTGAACTGCAATTAGGAAAACTTGTTGATGGAGATTCGTTTCGTCTTATTGTAGAAATGTTAAAGGAATTACCCCAAGAGCTCCTTTGCAAACAAATGCCAGAATTGCTGCAACAGAAATACACAAGGCCAGAGTCATCCTCTTTCAGCAATGCTGAAAATCTACCAGCGTTTCAGCCAATTCTGGATAGATTCCTGCCTTCTTTATCTGTCGGCAGTATAGAGaaggtaaaaataaatgttgcaaTCAGTCCAAGCAAATTTTATTGCCAGATGCTAAAATGGCAGAAAGGGCTAGAAGACTTGACCACAACAATGACTTTGCATTATGAAGCTGTCAGTAGGGAAAATGTTCCATCTTGTGATAGTTTTGGAGCTCTCTGTGCTGCAAAAAGACAAAAAGGACAGTGGCACCGGGGAGTGATACAGCAGCTCCTCTCTGATGACCAAGTAAAGGTCTGGTTCATGGATTTTGGCAACAGTGAAGCTGTGCCTTCCAATCGTGTTCTGAAACTTCAACCAGAATTCACTTCCTTACCAATGATTTCATTTCAGTGTGCACTGTCATGTTTCAGTGATCAGAGTGAAGCTGTAAACAGAAATTCTCAACTAAAAGAATTTAAACAGGCATTGTTAGGACAAACTGCTGTGTATGCCAGCATTGATTTGTTCAATGCCAATGAATGTTTGTATTATGTTACATTACATAGTCAAGAATCTGAAGTTAATGCTGAATATCCACAACAGGTGAATGAAGTAGTTCAAGCATGTTCCCTAGTTTCTAGTACAAATGTCACTAATATACTTGGAGACATCAAAGCTTATGAAGAGATCTGTGTTTCAGTTGAGAGTTTGATTGGAAACACAGAACAAATGGGAATCTGCTTAATTGAAAAGGACCCTTCTTTATCAATCTATTGCAAAACAGTAGAAATGAAAATAGATGCCGTTCATGTTGCTTTTGTCGAATATGTGTTGAATCCATCAAACTTCTGGATTCAAACTAATGACTATAACAATGAGTTTCAAACCTTGATGAAAAATATTGCAGATGTGTATAATAGATATGGAGTTTATGATAAGATTGTTGAAAACCCAAAGCCTGGGTTACTCTGCTGTGCCCGGTATAGCAAAGACATGGAGTACTATCGAGGACTTATCACTGAAGTGGAAGGTGTAAACATTACCGTTTATTTTTTGGATTTTGGAAATACAGATACCGTACCCGTTCATGATGTGAAAACTTTGCTTCCAGAGTTTTGTAAATTACCAGCACTTGCCATGCATTGTGCACTTGCTCATGCATTTCCCATTGAGGATGTATGGgttaaaaaagaaacagatttctttaaaaaggttGTATTTGACAAACAGCTCTTGCTTTATGTCATTGCAAAGCAAAATGACAAGTACATTGTTAATGCACAATTTATGGATGGCTTGGAACAAATGGATGTTGTCACGCTTATGGTTCAGGCTGGATATGCTGAGTACTGGGAAGTGCAACAGGATTCTCTTTTGAACTTTATGAAAAATTCTAAAGGCCtaaattcaaaaaacaaaaacaaaaaatatataaatacacgAGGTACATATGTTATGCCTAAAAGTAAAGTATCAGCAACTAGAAATATCTGTCAAAACAAACAGTTATTCAACACTTTTTCTGTGGCAAGAGAATCTCTCGAATCTTTTCCAAATTGGGAAAGTACTCTTTCCAGAAAGCATTATATAATATCTGGGAGAAGTGACCATATGAGCTCTTATAAAGAGTTAATATTTAAACCAGGAGCAGTTCTTGATGTCATATGTTCTCATATTATTTCTCCATCCCATTTTTTTTGTCAGTTGCAAAGCAAATTATCAGAACTAATGAATTTAATGGAGCAAATTCAGAGTTATTATGAAGTGCATAGCAATCCCTATAAAACTGGCCAGATTCCCTGTGTTGCAAAACACTCCAAGGATGGAAAGTGGTACAGAGCAGCTTTTCTGAAACAAGTATCCAGAAATGAAGTTGATGTGATATTTGTAGACTATGGTAATCAGGAAAGAGTTTTACGTAAAGATCTTCAAGCTATTCTTCCAGATTTTTTAACTTTGGAAAGTCAAGCTTTTACATGTAGTCTTAAGAATGTAAATGAACCCTCACAATTTTACCGATTCATTTGGACTAAAGAGGCATGTAAGGATTTTGGAGACTTAATTTCTGCTTCCAGTGGGCTATTGACTTGCATCATTTATGCTCTAATTCTCATAAGGCCTAACTGCTTGTGTAATGTAGTTGATTTACAGTCTCCATTTATTGGTACACAGCAGTTTCTCATAGAGCATGGCCATGGCCAGTCCCAATTTTTTGGATTCACAAAAGCATTTAAACCATCAGTTTTTCTGTATAGTTTTTGCTACTCatcttttaatataaaaattggAAGTGAAGAGGAGGTATATATAACACATATATACAGCCCTGCAAAATTTTATTGCCAGCTTAATCGTAACACTGAAATTATAGACAAATTGATGAAGAAGATTGCAGAGATTAGTAACATACCAAACAGTTCAGAATATGACCCGAGCAAAATACGATTATGCATAGCCAAATATTTTGAAGATAGTCTCTTTTACAGAGCTTTGGCATCTTCCACGGGATCATCATCCTATTTACTAGCCTATTTTGTGGACTTTGGGAATAAACAGCTGGTAGTGAGAGACAAACTGATGCCTATTCCAGATCATGCCACAGATTTACTGTTGACGCCCATGCAAGCCATTAAATGTTATCTGTCAgatcttagagagagagaaattccagTAGAAGTCAATAAATGGTTTGAGGAGAATTTCATGGGTAAACCATTGAAGGCAGTAGTAGTATCCAGAGAATCAGATGGCCAGATTGGTGTGGAGCTGTATGATGGACATATCCAGATAAATCAGAAAATTCTACAATTATTGTCTGAGAATGGGAAAAAATACACAGAGGAATTGGAGCatatgaaaagttgtacagagcagTCTGTTGAAAATAGTAAGGAggtacacaaagtaaaaccttatgaaggtaataaaacaaaagataaaaatATTGAGAGAATTGccttgaaaactgaaataaaacctCAAGTACATGATATATCTTTTCAGACTGGTGTTCAAGAGGATTTTGAAGATAAAGAACAAACTGTGCTTGTTCCACAAAAATTGTGCAATATGCCCTTTATACTACCAACATTCCATGGCAATAAAGAGCCAGTTTGTAAAAATGTTATGAATATACCTTTGGAACACAGAGAGAAAAATGCAGATGGAATATTTACTCCTGAATCTCTACTTTGCCCTGTTTTCAATTTGCAGGAAATACCTGCAAATATTATGACTGAATCTTGCACCAACAAACTAAATGATACAGGTCAACAAGAAGGTAGGGTAAATAGACCCAAATATATCAATCTTCCTCCACGTAACATTGAGCTGAATTCTCAGTTAGCAGGTTACATTTCCAATATAAATAGCCCATCTAGTTTCTATATTCAGCTCGCAGAGGATGAAAACATAATCATTCAACTTGCAGAAGAACTaaatgaaggaaaaataaatgtagACCATGAAAATTACCTGAATGAACTTGTGGCAGGGGATCTTGTTTTAGCAGAATATGTAATTGATTGTTTCTTATATAGAGCAGTTATTAAAACAGTTAGATCAGGAAAATCCTATGAGGTAGAATTCATTGACTATGGTAATGCAGCAGTTGTGAGTCCATCAAAAATCTACAAAATTCAAGGAAAGTTCTTAACTTTGCCAAGGTTCAGTATCCATTGTTTCCTTAGTAGAGTAAAAAGTACTCATCCTGATGGAAGCTGGAGCAGCAATGTTATGTTCTACTTTTCCAGAAAAGTAAATAATAAACAAATTACTTGTGTATTTTTGCAACAACATGAACAACAGTGGGAGGTAGATATAATTTGTGATGGAAAGTCTGTGGTTAATGAGTTAATGCAGAGACATGACAGCTCAGGATTACAGAACACACCAATGCTAAATATGGAAACTAATACAGAACAAGACATTCCAGTCACAAATGCAGATCCTGAAGATGAGGAACTAAGGAAGAACTCTAGAGGTCATAACAAATACGAGGCTGTTGAGACTAGAAACACCGCTGAAATTCTCTCTAAAATCCCTAACCAAGATCTAAATCCTGGACAACTAGAAATGGCAGAAATAATTCATATTTCAAAATGTGGAAATTTCCACGTAAAATTAATGAGAAATGTGCAAACATTTTTGGATTTAAATGTAATGGTTGCCAAAGAAGCAAAGAGAAACCGTTTGATTGCAGTAGAAAATATTCAAGAAGGATTGGAATGCTTGACAAAATCTAAAAACACCTTGAAGTGGTACCGATCAAAAGTGATGAAGCTTGTTAGTGAGGAGAAAATGTTAGTTTTCTTCATGGATCGTGGTAGACGTGAAATGGTATCCTTGCGTAATACAAAAATGCTCAGTAATGAGATCAAGTGTATTCCTAAACAAGCCATATTATGTAAATGGATTTGGATTCAAAATTCAGATAAAATGTCATGTGACTATGCGATAAAGAAAATTGCACATCGTGAAATAAAGCTCCTGTTTCAGAGCTACTTGGAATCTTCTTGTCTCTGGGAAGTAGATATCTTAGTAGATGGGATTCTACTTTTGGAATATTTGAATCAGATCTCTGGGCAAGACAAGATCAACAAACCTGATTGTACAGAAAGTGCAAATAATGTGGCTTCTAAGACATCTGTACTGTCTTTTAGAATAAATTCAGTTACATGGGCACTACTCCAAAATGGTAATCAATACCCTGGGTTTGCAACTACAGTTACTGATCCTTCAAACTTCTGTATTCAATTAGAAGACTTATTTGACACTATGAAAACCTTGTTTATGCTACTTTCTGACCTTCCAGGCAATTTGCCAACTTTGCCACAAGACCTTGTGACTCCTGGTGCAAGTTGTTTGATCAAGTTTGGGTTGGACGCACAGTGGAACAGGGTAGAAGTTTCTGAAATTTCAAATCAGTCTGTTGTTCTTATGTTTATTGATTATGGCTTTCCTGTATATATTCCCTACTCAGATATTGATAAACTGAAAGTTGTTCCAGAAGAACTTATTTGTTTACCACGATTATCTTACTCCTGCTCCTTATCTGGTGTGATTCCTGCTAAAGGGGAACACTGGAGTGATGAAGCTAAGCTCTTGTTTCAGGAATTTCTAGGTAAACAAGGCCTGATTTTCCAGTTTAAGCAGTATGGTTCTGGAATGAAACTAGAGGTAGATGTTCTGTGTGAGCGGAGTAATGTAGCAGATACCTTGGTTGCAGCTCGTCATGCTATCTACAGTAAAAGTACATGCTGCCTCCTTGGACTTGACAATACAAAACCAATTGAACCATGTTCACAACTTCAAAGTGAAGCACAGCAATCACGTTTTCTGCAAATTTCTGAACCAAAACATAGCTGTACTGAAAGCAGTTTCTTGACAGGTAAAAAAGAGAATGCACAGCAGCAAACACGAGATCTGCAACATAGAAATGCCCGTGGTATAGTTTCAAGAAGTAATTCTACCACTAAATCACCTTCTAGAAAACGACGCAGGAAGAAACCAAGTTCATATAGTAATGGCAAAAATACTGCAAAAGATGAACTTAAGTGTGACAAGAAATTATTTATGCAATTTTCGGATGATAAGAAATGTAACATCATTTCCACAGAAAGTCTTActgaaaatctgcctccagaAGCAGTGAATGAGACATGTGCCTCTGCTGACATGAACACCAGAATGAGGGAAATGAAGATTAGTAAAGAGGTGGCATCATAA